A DNA window from Daucus carota subsp. sativus chromosome 3, DH1 v3.0, whole genome shotgun sequence contains the following coding sequences:
- the LOC108213554 gene encoding galactomannan galactosyltransferase 1: MPSPFVARKTNPSSLKKKLQTILAAITGVFLLGGWAFTTVPALFNYSSYLVHHQIAHVSHKLNYYMSGHTFYDDPDFSYSITDPLKDWDQKRAAWLKEHPQFASRGANRVLLVTGSQPWRCESNLGDFLLLRLFKNKVDYCRIQGYEIFYNNAFLETKMDDHWAKPAAIRASMLAHPDKEWIWWVDSDAVFTDMEFRLPLDKYKNYNLVVNGWPDLIKERSWLGLNTGVLLFRNCQWTLDLLSAWASMSQLSPDYDKWGQIFKATFKDRDEARSSDQTAMVYLVLKHNDTWGDKIYYEDEYCFQCYWVKSIRKIKQARNVYVEMEKNVSEFRRRHAEVATQGYGALRNKFLEQGGYGKHTGRRPFITHFVGCSPCSGNNNVNYSGQDCVQGLELALNTGDNQVLRNFGYVRHQPGNITSWVFPLPFDEPAEINVNLPN, encoded by the coding sequence ATGCCATCTCCTTTTGTTGCTAGGAAAACAAACCCTTCTTCTCTTAAGAAAAAGTTGCAAACAATTTTAGCTGCAATAACCGGGGTTTTCCTTCTTGGAGGATGGGCTTTTACTACTGTCCCGGCTCTTTTTAATTACTCGAGTTATTTGGTTCATCACCAAATCGCTCATGTATCACATAAACTCAACTATTATATGTCTGGTCATACGTTTTACGATGATCCAGATTTTAGCTATTCTATTACAGACCCTCTTAAGGATTGGGACCAGAAAAGAGCTGCGTGGCTGAAGGAACATCCGCAATTCGCTTCCCGTGGAGCGAACCGGGTTCTCTTGGTGACCGGCTCACAACCTTGGCGCTGCGAAAGTAATCTAGGTGATTTCTTGCTTTtgagactttttaaaaataaggtGGATTATTGTCGTATCCAGGgctatgaaatattttacaacaACGCTTTTCTTGAGACGAAGATGGACGATCATTGGGCCAAACCAGCGGCTATTCGGGCTTCGATGCTGGCTCATCCGGACAAGGAGTGGATCTGGTGGGTTGATTCGGACGCTGTTTTCACAGATATGGAGTTCAGGTTGCCTCTGGACAAGTACAAGAATTATAATCTTGTCGTAAATGGATGGCCCGATCTGATTAAGGAGCGGAGCTGGCTCGGGCTCAACACGGGGGTGTTACTCTTCAGGAATTGTCAATGGACCCTGGATTTGTTGAGTGCATGGGCTTCGATGAGCCAGTTAAGCCCTGATTATGACAAGTGGGGCCAGATTTTCAAGGCAACATTTAAGGACAGAGACGAAGCTAGATCCTCGGATCAGACCGCTATGGTCTATTTGGTGCTGAAACACAACGACACTTGGGGCGATAAGATTTATTACGAGGATGAATATTGTTTTCAGTGCTATTGGGTGAAGAGTATTCGTAAGATAAAGCAAGCGAGAAATGTGTATGTGGAAATGGAGAAGAATGTGAGTGAGTTTAGGAGGCGGCATGCCGAGGTGGCCACACAGGGTTATGGTGCATTGAGAAACAAGTTCTTGGAACAAGGAGGCTATGGGAAACATACAGGAAGGCGGCCGTTTATTACACATTTTGTCGGGTGTTCGCCGTGCAGTGGAAACAATAATGTGAACTATTCCGGACAAGATTGTGTGCAAGGATTGGAATTGGCTCTGAATACCGGTGATAATCAAGTTCTTCGTAATTTTGGATATGTTCGTCATCAGCCCGGAAATATTACCTCATGGGTGTTCCCCTTACCATTTGATGAACCAGCCGAAATTAATGTAAATTTGCCGAATTAG